From a single Amphiprion ocellaris isolate individual 3 ecotype Okinawa chromosome 18, ASM2253959v1, whole genome shotgun sequence genomic region:
- the LOC111569079 gene encoding transmembrane protein 100-like, translating to MAHLFLASQMSDDLQGKGGGVRMPKSSVKVPISSEKTIRDEPKKDGAVVTATRVPHVNEVQLTAATGGAEMSCYRCTVPFGVVVLIAGVVVTAVAYTFNSHGSTISVLGLVLLGAGLGLLGSSAICWRLRGNRKKDKRRESQTALMASQGHCEV from the coding sequence ATGGCTCACCTGTTCCTGGCCAGTCAGATGTCTGATGACCTCCAGGGTAAAGGCGGCGGCGTCCGGATGCCGAAGAGCTCCGTGAAGGTTCCGATCTCCTCCGAGAAAACGATCCGGGACGAACCCAAGAAGGATGGCGCTGTCGTCACGGCGACGCGAGTTCCTCACGTCAACGAGGTCCAGCTGACGGCGGCGACCGGCGGCGCCGAGATGTCATGCTACCGCTGCACGGTGCCGTTCGGCGTGGTGGTGCTGATCGCCGGCGTGGTGGTGACGGCCGTGGCCTACACCTTCAACAGCCACGGGTCCACCATCTCAGTGCTGGGCCTGGTGCTGCTGGGGGCCGGACTGGGCCTGCTGGGCTCCAGCGCCATCTGCTGGAGGCTCCGGGGGAACAGGAAGAAGGACAAACGGAGGGAGAGTCAGACGGCCCTGATGGCCAGCCAGGGGCACTGTGAGGTCTGA